From the Candidatus Brocadia sp. genome, one window contains:
- a CDS encoding B12-binding domain-containing radical SAM protein, whose product MKTTLINCAVKTSTEYDGARVPQGCLYLLSAAKNANFDIKFRDYQLEKLNDPLNTFNFLKFVEDDADVLAISCMSNLLPLVVNSTKIFKESYPDKTIVLGGIGPSGVAESLMAEFPHIDVIVRGEGERTFPELLKALEGKKSLESVEGLLLSKENGTYHITRPRKRIENLNDLPFPGYDQVDMNSYETVGIQTARGCPFPCNFCDVSAYWGHDTTYRSLDLVIKELELLEKQYGFMKVVILDDTFILNKRRVFDFCKAYRDRGLTIQWSAYCRVDLLSDEMIEIFEKSGCYRIFLGVESGSNNVLRRISKPIDIDRLIQVVKKAHNKFIVRINLIWGFPFESMKDLKDSVFLLFYLKEFNCDVSMALLSPLPLSRLYNEKKYRLIFREDLQSSVVSSRFYLPNGNELVNGKPDILVDLVRKHPDIFPGFYVFEDKLFEQKLEYLNSLGLEIEKLTRQ is encoded by the coding sequence ATGAAAACAACCCTCATAAATTGCGCTGTAAAAACTAGTACAGAGTACGATGGTGCCAGAGTACCTCAGGGATGTTTGTATCTCCTTTCCGCAGCTAAAAATGCAAACTTCGACATCAAATTTCGAGATTATCAGTTGGAGAAATTAAATGATCCGCTTAATACATTCAATTTTTTAAAGTTTGTAGAGGATGATGCCGATGTTTTAGCCATCAGTTGTATGAGTAATTTATTACCGTTAGTGGTAAATAGTACAAAGATTTTCAAAGAGAGCTATCCTGACAAAACGATTGTGCTCGGTGGAATTGGGCCTTCAGGAGTTGCTGAAAGTTTAATGGCTGAATTTCCTCACATAGACGTAATTGTAAGAGGAGAAGGTGAGAGAACCTTTCCTGAACTCCTAAAAGCTTTAGAGGGTAAAAAATCACTTGAAAGTGTAGAAGGACTTCTCTTGAGTAAAGAGAATGGTACATATCATATCACAAGACCCCGGAAGCGAATAGAGAATTTGAATGATCTTCCTTTCCCTGGTTATGATCAGGTTGACATGAACTCTTATGAAACAGTTGGCATCCAAACGGCAAGAGGTTGTCCCTTTCCTTGCAATTTTTGTGATGTATCTGCCTATTGGGGACATGATACCACGTATCGCTCTTTAGATCTCGTGATAAAAGAGCTGGAACTCTTAGAAAAACAGTATGGGTTTATGAAAGTCGTTATTTTAGATGATACCTTTATCCTTAACAAGAGAAGGGTTTTTGATTTTTGTAAGGCCTATCGCGATAGGGGTTTAACAATTCAATGGAGCGCCTATTGCAGAGTTGATTTGCTATCGGATGAAATGATCGAAATATTCGAAAAGTCCGGTTGTTATCGGATTTTTCTCGGCGTTGAGTCCGGTTCAAATAATGTCTTGCGCAGAATTTCAAAACCTATTGATATTGATAGGCTTATTCAAGTAGTAAAAAAAGCGCACAATAAATTCATTGTAAGGATAAATTTAATCTGGGGGTTTCCTTTTGAGTCAATGAAAGATTTGAAAGACTCTGTTTTTCTTCTTTTCTATCTTAAAGAATTTAATTGTGACGTAAGTATGGCTCTCCTGTCCCCACTTCCCCTTAGCCGTTTGTATAACGAAAAAAAGTATAGGCTTATCTTTAGAGAAGACCTGCAATCTAGTGTTGTATCTAGTCGTTTTTATTTACCAAATGGAAATGAATTGGTGAATGGTAAACCTGACATACTGGTAGACCTTGTTCGTAAACATCCGGATATTTTCCCAGGGTTTTATGTGTTCGAAGATAAACTTTTTGAACAAAAATTAGAATATTTAAACTCTTTAGGGCTTGAAATAGAAAAGTTAACCCGCCAATGA
- a CDS encoding B12-binding domain-containing radical SAM protein, whose product MKCHDISIVNFFLHREPSTKPFACIPMGTLYLTSALEAAGYSVDFHDYQVEFEENPYHPINILNFLKCTSADILGISCMSNMLPFLLQGLRNFKRHKPGIFIVLGGSGPGGTAKEILQSFPEIDAVVRGEGEETIVEILEAHRGHRKLESIAGLTFRSNNGIVVNPPRARKMDIDTIPLPAYHKLNMEKYINSSILTSRGCPYQCLFCDISPNWDKKIAQRSIESVIKEILFLINNYGRNKFSILDDTFILNRGRVLRFCAEIIERKLSIEWSCMCRIDLLDDDLMAFMQQAGCKKIFLGIESGSSRIRNKAGKGFKIDNVELLIGKAAKYFEVAASFILGFPFETIDEFRETIYLIIYCLERGVKPQMSILSPLPQSELNTSGLYKKEFDPDILLVDFDHYKKKSERMSKSVLTPDIQEMIKSNPKIFSAFYHYKTGMIREKLELVKKYGLPL is encoded by the coding sequence ATGAAGTGCCATGACATTTCAATTGTTAATTTCTTTCTTCATCGTGAACCTTCAACAAAGCCATTTGCATGTATTCCGATGGGAACATTATATCTGACGTCAGCATTAGAAGCTGCCGGATATTCGGTTGATTTCCATGATTATCAAGTAGAATTTGAAGAAAATCCTTATCATCCCATAAATATTTTAAATTTTCTGAAATGCACTTCTGCGGACATACTAGGCATTAGCTGTATGTCGAATATGTTACCTTTTCTGCTTCAGGGGCTGAGGAATTTTAAAAGACACAAACCAGGAATATTTATTGTCCTTGGAGGATCTGGACCTGGCGGGACAGCAAAAGAGATCCTTCAATCTTTCCCTGAAATAGATGCTGTCGTCCGTGGTGAAGGTGAAGAGACAATAGTGGAGATTCTTGAAGCACATCGGGGACATCGGAAATTGGAGTCTATTGCAGGGTTAACATTTCGCAGCAACAATGGTATTGTAGTGAATCCACCCAGAGCAAGAAAAATGGATATTGATACGATACCTCTTCCTGCCTACCATAAACTTAATATGGAGAAATATATAAATTCTTCCATATTGACTTCGAGGGGATGTCCTTATCAATGTTTATTTTGCGATATTTCTCCCAATTGGGATAAAAAGATTGCACAGCGCTCAATCGAATCAGTTATTAAAGAAATTCTATTTTTAATAAATAATTACGGAAGAAACAAATTTTCAATATTAGATGATACTTTTATTCTTAATAGAGGCCGGGTCCTTCGTTTTTGCGCTGAAATAATAGAAAGAAAATTATCCATCGAGTGGAGTTGTATGTGTAGAATAGACCTTTTGGACGATGATTTAATGGCTTTCATGCAGCAGGCAGGCTGTAAAAAGATTTTTCTTGGAATTGAATCGGGGTCTAGCCGTATTAGAAATAAGGCCGGTAAAGGATTTAAGATAGATAATGTTGAACTGTTAATAGGGAAAGCTGCCAAGTACTTTGAAGTTGCAGCCTCTTTTATCTTAGGATTCCCCTTTGAAACCATTGATGAATTTAGAGAAACCATATATTTAATCATCTATTGTCTTGAAAGGGGGGTTAAACCACAGATGAGTATACTAAGTCCATTACCTCAATCAGAGCTAAATACCTCGGGACTATATAAAAAAGAATTTGATCCCGATATTTTGCTTGTTGATTTCGATCATTACAAAAAAAAGTCTGAAAGAATGAGCAAAAGTGTTCTAACCCCTGATATTCAAGAGATGATTAAATCAAATCCAAAAATCTTTTCTGCCTTCTACCACTATAAAACAGGCATGATAAGAGAAAAATTGGAATTAGTGAAAAAATATGGCCTTCCGCTATGA
- a CDS encoding B12-binding domain-containing radical SAM protein, with translation MNTKKKKPVVGLVWLIQSTSNKFQRLLSSHYHLGCGYLQAFLQQGNIESKQYVLDSVTPEDFARTVVADRIKILGFSCDDTNYYAIRWAALSVKALNPHILIVVGGLTATYSDELVLRNCQAIDICFRGYSEINFLDVVTTHLSGQTWYDKPAITYRKNSEIVFNPGVKKYAVNNLDCFPSPYLSEFIPGEAGIDVGISTSRGCVFHCTFCNPTAMVERSYAFHSNERVLSEIDFIDSALHRSGMKGRRIMLLNEDIFALHPDRTKKICNLISKNQPKHILFGCETRIEHLTEDILQCMYSAGFRLLKFGLESGNPRVLNLIKKVRNSDGSKDDYAAEKDFLERIVTAVRIAKKIGFHVAAGTIFGLPGESLVDAIETLNFIRRINVDEYYHNFLQIFPGTEIFKTHKKWGYHFEVRKDFYPTIYHTYWPYPVELVPTLQEKLDHSFRKSNTFVF, from the coding sequence ATGAATACAAAGAAAAAGAAACCTGTAGTCGGTTTAGTCTGGCTCATACAATCAACTTCAAATAAATTTCAAAGATTATTAAGTTCTCATTACCATCTAGGATGTGGCTATCTTCAAGCATTTTTACAACAGGGTAATATCGAGTCAAAACAGTATGTGCTTGATTCTGTAACACCGGAAGATTTTGCCAGAACAGTTGTTGCTGACAGGATTAAAATTCTTGGTTTCTCATGTGATGATACGAACTATTATGCAATACGATGGGCTGCATTATCTGTTAAAGCTCTGAATCCGCACATTTTAATAGTGGTTGGAGGTTTAACTGCTACATACTCGGATGAATTAGTGTTAAGAAATTGTCAGGCTATCGATATTTGCTTCCGGGGCTATAGCGAAATAAACTTTCTGGATGTGGTTACAACTCATTTATCAGGTCAAACTTGGTACGATAAACCAGCAATTACTTATCGTAAAAATAGTGAAATCGTTTTCAATCCTGGTGTAAAGAAATATGCTGTCAATAATCTTGACTGTTTTCCCTCTCCCTATCTATCGGAATTTATTCCTGGTGAGGCTGGGATAGATGTTGGAATAAGCACGAGTCGGGGCTGTGTTTTTCACTGCACCTTTTGTAACCCTACAGCTATGGTGGAACGTAGTTATGCATTCCACTCAAATGAAAGAGTTCTGAGCGAGATTGATTTTATAGATTCGGCATTGCACAGATCAGGGATGAAAGGAAGGCGTATTATGCTGCTCAACGAAGATATTTTTGCTCTTCACCCAGATCGAACGAAAAAAATATGTAATCTTATTTCAAAAAATCAACCAAAACATATCTTGTTCGGTTGCGAAACCCGAATAGAACATTTGACTGAAGATATTCTCCAATGTATGTATTCTGCAGGATTTAGGCTCCTGAAATTTGGACTGGAGTCCGGAAATCCCAGAGTCCTAAACTTGATAAAAAAAGTTCGCAACTCAGATGGTTCTAAAGACGATTATGCAGCAGAGAAGGATTTCTTAGAGAGGATTGTAACTGCTGTCCGAATTGCAAAGAAAATTGGATTTCATGTTGCAGCAGGGACAATTTTTGGTCTTCCCGGAGAATCCCTTGTTGATGCGATTGAAACACTGAATTTTATCCGCAGGATAAATGTTGATGAATACTACCACAATTTTTTACAGATATTTCCCGGGACAGAAATTTTTAAGACCCATAAGAAATGGGGATACCACTTTGAGGTCCGTAAGGATTTCTACCCTACAATTTACCATACATACTGGCCGTATCCTGTTGAACTTGTACCAACATTGCAAGAGAAACTCGATCACTCATTTAGAAAAAGTAACACTTTCGTTTTTTGA
- a CDS encoding coproporphyrinogen III oxidase family protein produces MFTITTDKKQPSSVHHLNRGVDLYIHIPFCKSKCDFCFYVSVTGTSEEERLRYLNALEREISARWSAYEGTQVVVNSLYIGGGTPSILSLKQWEVLVMILTRFWDLRTIPEVTVECNPSSTTQEKLGFFKEIGVNRLSFGVQNVDDSILTAMGREGTNDTLSGLLESTRSAGINNINCDILFGLPGENTASVVQSVDALVELSVPHISVYPFTLQAKTGFFMRMVCKNALPLPAYLRIVHYQRAINRLLEREYLRIHAAHFGISYRYECVQHRNYWDGGEILGFGVSAQSFVDGYYLRNTEDLNKYVKSNDNILSISLSKKDQIRRWVFMSLTKKLRFHYEAMVDRFGLDSLAVIEEGLERMDREGMLSKKQNMVQLTDKGMEHGHLIPIRYFPFENQDYLKYALRIPEAQLRN; encoded by the coding sequence ATGTTCACAATAACTACCGACAAGAAACAGCCTTCCAGTGTTCACCACCTCAACAGAGGCGTGGATTTGTATATTCATATTCCCTTTTGTAAATCGAAATGTGACTTCTGTTTTTATGTTTCCGTGACAGGAACGAGCGAAGAGGAAAGACTCCGTTATCTTAATGCACTGGAACGGGAGATCAGTGCCCGCTGGTCAGCCTATGAAGGTACGCAGGTAGTAGTGAATTCACTTTATATTGGAGGAGGCACTCCATCCATATTATCGTTGAAGCAGTGGGAAGTACTAGTCATGATCTTGACACGTTTTTGGGATCTCAGGACAATTCCTGAGGTTACTGTGGAATGTAACCCATCCTCTACAACGCAGGAAAAATTAGGGTTTTTTAAAGAAATCGGAGTTAATCGTCTCAGTTTTGGCGTTCAGAACGTTGATGATAGTATACTTACAGCCATGGGGCGAGAAGGAACCAATGATACTTTGTCTGGCCTTTTGGAGTCAACCAGGTCCGCAGGTATCAACAATATCAATTGTGACATCCTGTTTGGTCTCCCGGGAGAGAATACTGCTTCGGTTGTGCAGAGTGTGGATGCGCTGGTTGAATTATCTGTCCCCCATATCTCCGTTTACCCTTTTACCCTTCAGGCTAAGACCGGTTTTTTTATGAGGATGGTCTGTAAGAATGCGTTGCCCCTTCCAGCCTATCTTCGGATAGTCCATTATCAAAGAGCAATCAACCGTTTGCTGGAGCGGGAATACCTGCGTATTCATGCAGCCCATTTCGGAATAAGCTACAGGTACGAATGCGTCCAACATAGGAACTACTGGGATGGTGGCGAGATACTCGGATTTGGTGTGTCAGCCCAGTCTTTTGTTGACGGTTATTATCTAAGAAACACGGAAGATCTGAATAAATATGTAAAAAGCAACGATAATATCCTTTCCATTTCACTTAGTAAGAAAGATCAAATCCGGCGCTGGGTATTTATGAGCCTTACCAAGAAATTAAGATTTCATTATGAAGCAATGGTCGATCGTTTCGGGCTCGACTCTTTAGCAGTTATAGAGGAAGGTTTGGAACGTATGGACCGGGAAGGCATGCTTTCGAAGAAGCAGAACATGGTACAACTAACGGATAAGGGTATGGAACATGGTCATCTGATCCCTATCCGGTATTTCCCTTTTGAAAACCAGGATTATCTGAAGTATGCTCTACGAATTCCAGAAGCCCAGCTTAGAAATTAA
- a CDS encoding DUF3467 domain-containing protein — MKHDRNDFLDKNQLHGQYANSFKVGQNAFEFVIDFGQSYKEGERECFHTRIVSSPFYANVFLKLLQESVERYKQIFGAIPGGGGENE, encoded by the coding sequence ATGAAACATGACCGAAATGATTTTCTGGACAAAAACCAGCTTCACGGGCAATACGCCAATTCCTTCAAGGTTGGACAAAACGCCTTTGAGTTTGTGATCGATTTTGGTCAATCGTATAAAGAGGGAGAGCGGGAATGTTTCCACACCAGGATTGTCAGCAGTCCCTTTTACGCAAATGTCTTTTTAAAATTACTTCAGGAGTCAGTCGAACGGTATAAACAGATATTCGGGGCTATACCCGGAGGGGGTGGGGAAAACGAATAA
- a CDS encoding sigma-54-dependent Fis family transcriptional regulator has product MKKPKILVLERNDVLNKNLKKLLLGNGCEVIETSDKGDAFRSFQRNSPDLVIVGSSLDDSRDGLDVAQQIRHSGSNIPLIMIAAHSSEDQAIAALKTGINDYFKQPFSFEELTVSVNRCLSGFFLRESSGEYGVTSPCLIDSQKMIGENVQMREIKTYIGKAASTDSNVLITGETGTGKELAAELIHRNSPRSKKPFVCINCTAIPDSLLESELFGYERGAFTGADSLKEGKLKHAEGGTVFFDEIGDMSLYHQAKILRAIESKEVQRVGGKGSIPLDIRIIAATNQDLDQLVEEDKFRKDLYFRLNVARIHLPPLRDRKEDIPFLLGFYIRELNRRFGREVECLAKDALEYLLCYDWPGNVRELKNLLEATYVNLSSRRISLSDLPEQFRRRIGETGGLPRSELDLLLSTLMSTNWNKSKAAQKLHWSRMTLYRKMAKYHIMKENTRKTTGEICIKDKC; this is encoded by the coding sequence ATGAAAAAACCAAAAATCCTGGTCTTGGAAAGAAATGATGTCTTGAACAAAAACTTGAAAAAGCTGTTGCTTGGCAACGGATGTGAGGTCATCGAAACGTCAGACAAAGGAGATGCCTTCCGATCCTTTCAAAGAAATAGCCCGGATCTCGTCATTGTGGGGTCTTCTCTGGACGATAGCCGGGATGGATTGGATGTGGCACAACAAATCCGACATTCGGGCAGTAATATCCCACTTATCATGATTGCAGCACACAGTTCTGAAGATCAGGCCATCGCAGCACTCAAGACAGGAATCAACGATTATTTTAAACAACCCTTTTCTTTTGAGGAACTAACGGTGAGTGTCAACCGATGCCTCTCTGGCTTCTTTCTTCGGGAGTCATCTGGAGAGTATGGAGTAACATCACCTTGCCTCATTGATAGCCAAAAGATGATAGGTGAGAATGTGCAGATGCGGGAGATAAAGACATACATCGGGAAGGCTGCCTCGACCGATAGCAACGTCCTTATTACCGGAGAGACGGGCACAGGCAAGGAGTTAGCGGCTGAACTGATCCACAGGAATAGCCCGAGGAGTAAAAAGCCTTTTGTCTGTATTAACTGTACTGCCATACCTGACAGCCTTTTAGAAAGTGAGCTGTTTGGTTATGAAAGAGGAGCCTTCACGGGGGCGGACTCCTTAAAGGAGGGCAAGCTGAAACATGCCGAGGGAGGTACCGTTTTTTTCGATGAGATTGGTGATATGAGTCTATACCACCAGGCAAAGATCCTGAGAGCCATCGAAAGCAAGGAGGTCCAGCGCGTGGGGGGTAAGGGAAGTATCCCGCTGGATATCAGGATCATCGCTGCTACCAATCAGGACCTGGATCAATTGGTGGAGGAAGATAAGTTTAGAAAAGATCTTTACTTTCGGCTCAATGTGGCCAGAATCCACCTGCCTCCGTTAAGAGATCGGAAGGAGGACATTCCTTTCTTGCTCGGTTTTTACATCAGGGAATTAAACCGTAGGTTCGGACGGGAGGTTGAATGCCTCGCAAAAGATGCCCTGGAATATTTGCTCTGCTATGATTGGCCAGGTAACGTTCGGGAACTGAAGAACCTTTTAGAGGCTACTTATGTCAACCTCTCGTCACGGCGGATATCTCTTTCGGATCTGCCTGAGCAGTTCCGCAGAAGAATCGGGGAAACTGGAGGTCTTCCCCGGAGCGAGCTGGACCTTTTACTTTCCACTCTCATGTCCACCAATTGGAATAAGAGCAAGGCAGCCCAAAAACTCCACTGGTCAAGGATGACCCTCTACCGGAAGATGGCAAAGTACCATATCATGAAAGAGAATACACGAAAAACCACCGGTGAGATTTGTATAAAGGATAAATGTTAA
- a CDS encoding DUF3467 domain-containing protein — translation MNYDCENSQNEDMPEGRYANYFKIGQNAFEFLIDFGQFYPNDGKEHFHSRIIVSPFYANVFFKILQESIDQYVQTFGPIPADGEDE, via the coding sequence ATGAATTATGATTGTGAGAACTCCCAGAATGAAGATATGCCTGAAGGGCGATATGCTAACTACTTCAAAATCGGTCAAAATGCCTTTGAGTTTCTGATTGACTTCGGTCAGTTCTATCCGAACGATGGTAAAGAACACTTCCACAGCAGGATCATTGTCAGTCCATTTTACGCGAATGTCTTTTTCAAGATCCTTCAGGAGTCCATCGATCAATATGTACAGACGTTTGGGCCTATCCCCGCGGACGGGGAAGATGAATAG
- a CDS encoding ATP-binding protein yields the protein MSELTADSQSAIDTKVAYATSWDHLSDELKRLDLLIHLQVIKQRNSQLTNPLDQFKGMVLSEQEIAVLLAGDDSQLAVRGRHGSPLKSADDSVTRSLGDALCQLESQIEKRREANLKEVIYLSLPHLTQLFHLTPFEEQCLLICLAPEVDRKYEKLYAYLQDDVTRKKPSVDLILNLLCNTMQEKLAARLAFDPQSPLLKYRLLEITNSLQEGPVPLLSRLLKLDDRIVNFLLGFGQIDARLGHIARLVSPRNALDQAVVSEDILNRMRGFVRSHFSETRSARQNVVFYFYGPYGSGKQPLAEVVCHDLGLPLIIADAEKILGWQLPFDETMWLLGREAVLQPAILYLENFEHLLTDDSKYQSQVKLLLEVTQTFSRLTFLAGSRSWKPQGLLSKHTLSEPDEPLFIDIELPIPNYEGRKHVWENSLNGHYQLASDVDIGALAGKFRFTPGQIQDALVTAQNLTCWRSPEDRQITMTDLYAACRAQSNQKLSTLARKIEPRYTWDDIVLPSDQLAQLREICNQATYRHIVYGEWGFDRKLSLGKGLNALFSGPSGTGKTMAAGIIAHELGLDLYKIDLSQVVSKYIGETEKNLDKIFTEAQTSNAILFFDEADALFGKRSEVKDAHDRYANIEIGYLLQKMEEYDGIAILATNLRQNMDEAFVRRIQIIVEFPFPDEEHRGRIWKVVFPGEAPLGNDIDFSVLAREIKLPGGNIKNIALAAAFFAAEDGGVIRMPYLVQAARREYQKLGRIWNEAGWSI from the coding sequence ATGTCAGAATTAACAGCTGATAGCCAAAGTGCGATTGACACCAAAGTTGCTTACGCCACAAGTTGGGATCATCTCTCGGATGAATTAAAGCGCCTGGACTTACTCATTCATTTACAGGTGATCAAACAACGGAACTCGCAACTAACGAACCCATTGGATCAATTCAAAGGGATGGTGCTCTCGGAACAAGAGATTGCCGTATTACTCGCAGGTGATGATAGCCAATTGGCAGTAAGGGGAAGGCATGGCTCACCCCTAAAGAGCGCCGACGATTCGGTGACACGATCGTTAGGGGATGCTTTATGCCAACTCGAATCCCAAATCGAGAAGCGGCGGGAAGCTAACCTTAAAGAGGTAATTTATTTGTCGTTGCCACACCTCACACAACTTTTCCACCTTACCCCCTTTGAAGAGCAGTGCCTGCTCATTTGTCTGGCACCGGAAGTGGATCGCAAGTATGAGAAATTGTATGCCTACCTGCAAGATGATGTGACGCGCAAGAAACCGAGTGTTGATTTAATATTGAATCTGCTTTGCAATACGATGCAAGAGAAACTGGCTGCAAGGTTGGCGTTTGATCCGCAATCGCCGCTGCTGAAATATCGGCTTCTGGAGATAACAAATAGTTTGCAGGAAGGCCCTGTGCCACTTCTTTCACGCCTTCTTAAGCTGGACGATCGAATCGTAAACTTCCTTCTCGGTTTCGGGCAGATAGATGCTCGACTTGGACACATAGCACGGCTGGTCTCTCCCCGGAATGCATTAGATCAGGCAGTTGTGTCAGAAGATATACTAAACCGGATGCGAGGTTTCGTTCGCTCACATTTCAGCGAAACGAGGTCGGCCAGACAAAACGTAGTATTCTACTTTTACGGACCCTATGGGTCTGGAAAACAGCCTTTAGCTGAAGTTGTCTGCCATGATCTCGGACTCCCTTTAATTATTGCTGACGCAGAGAAGATACTTGGCTGGCAGTTGCCTTTTGATGAGACGATGTGGTTGCTTGGTCGGGAGGCAGTGCTTCAACCAGCAATACTGTACCTGGAAAATTTTGAACATTTGCTTACCGATGATAGTAAATATCAGTCGCAGGTGAAGTTATTGCTTGAAGTAACCCAAACGTTTTCTCGATTAACATTTCTCGCCGGAAGCCGATCATGGAAACCACAAGGTCTTTTGAGCAAACATACCTTAAGTGAGCCTGACGAACCTCTTTTTATCGACATAGAATTACCGATTCCCAATTATGAAGGCAGGAAACACGTTTGGGAGAATAGCTTAAATGGGCATTACCAGCTTGCCAGCGATGTGGATATAGGCGCATTGGCCGGCAAGTTTCGGTTCACTCCGGGTCAGATTCAAGACGCCCTGGTTACAGCACAAAATCTGACGTGCTGGCGCTCACCCGAGGATAGGCAAATTACAATGACAGATCTTTACGCTGCCTGCCGTGCTCAATCGAATCAGAAACTGAGTACCCTGGCGCGAAAGATTGAGCCCAGGTACACCTGGGATGACATCGTGCTGCCGTCTGACCAACTGGCCCAGCTCAGGGAAATTTGTAATCAGGCTACTTATCGTCACATTGTTTATGGTGAGTGGGGTTTTGATCGCAAACTTTCTCTCGGCAAAGGATTAAATGCGCTCTTTAGCGGGCCTTCCGGTACAGGTAAAACTATGGCAGCCGGGATTATTGCTCACGAACTTGGACTCGATCTTTACAAAATCGATCTCTCTCAAGTGGTCAGCAAATACATTGGCGAGACCGAAAAGAACCTGGATAAAATCTTTACCGAGGCACAAACCAGCAATGCCATCCTCTTTTTCGACGAGGCCGATGCGCTCTTTGGCAAACGCTCCGAGGTCAAGGATGCCCACGATCGCTATGCCAATATCGAGATCGGTTATCTTTTACAGAAGATGGAGGAATACGATGGGATTGCTATTCTGGCAACAAACCTCCGGCAGAATATGGATGAGGCGTTTGTGAGACGTATACAGATTATCGTCGAATTCCCGTTCCCGGATGAGGAACATCGGGGGCGCATCTGGAAAGTTGTCTTCCCGGGCGAAGCCCCACTTGGTAATGATATAGACTTTAGTGTTCTCGCCCGCGAGATCAAGTTGCCTGGAGGGAACATTAAGAACATTGCGCTTGCAGCGGCATTCTTTGCCGCAGAAGATGGTGGTGTTATTCGGATGCCATACCTCGTGCAAGCGGCGAGACGTGAATATCAGAAATTGGGGCGGATATGGAACGAGGCTGGCTGGAGCATATAA
- a CDS encoding DUF4255 domain-containing protein yields MSEYTAIADVGETLIRLLRDNMSDLIPPDSIVLLSPADVEGQNIRLTLFLYSVVENPHLKNQEMHEISPTQLRYPPLTLDLQYLLTTYASTVIPDRTERTLEEHRILGRAMRIFYDNAILSGSVLQGGLAGTDEELRITLNPVSLEDLTKLWTAFPNRSYRASVGYLVTPVRIDSIREMGMQRVISKEMNHAYMIPK; encoded by the coding sequence ATGAGCGAATACACAGCAATTGCCGATGTGGGGGAGACATTGATCAGACTCTTGAGGGATAACATGAGTGATCTGATCCCACCTGACTCTATAGTCTTGCTCTCTCCTGCTGATGTGGAAGGTCAAAATATTCGGCTGACCCTTTTTTTATATAGCGTGGTGGAGAATCCGCATTTGAAAAATCAGGAGATGCATGAAATAAGCCCGACACAACTTCGGTATCCACCCCTCACACTAGACCTCCAGTATCTGCTGACGACGTATGCTTCAACCGTGATTCCGGACAGGACAGAGCGTACGCTTGAAGAACATAGGATATTGGGCAGGGCAATGCGCATTTTTTATGATAATGCCATTTTGAGCGGCTCAGTTCTTCAGGGAGGTCTGGCTGGAACAGATGAGGAACTACGAATTACATTAAATCCTGTGTCGCTTGAAGACTTGACCAAACTCTGGACTGCTTTTCCGAATAGATCTTACAGGGCTTCAGTTGGTTACTTAGTCACACCGGTAAGAATAGACTCAATACGCGAGATGGGAATGCAGAGAGTAATCTCTAAAGAAATGAACCACGCTTATATGATACCTAAGTAA